The genomic stretch CTTATCAGTAAGATTGCAAATGTTAATGTTGAAAATAATGGAATGGCAACAGTACGTGTTTCAGATGTTTTAAATGCTATTGTTAAACATAATGGGGCCATATATTATATTGGTAAACCTCAATTAAAAAAACAGATAGATCATCCATCTGTTGGTAGAATAGAAGAAATAAAAGGATAGAATAATAAGAACATTCCATTTTTACGTTTATGACACAATTCTAGTGATAAAAATGTCCTTCAATCCACTCTACTCATTTTTAAATACCATAAAAAATATTATTTTTAGAAAAATTCACTTTCCTAAAAACAAAATTGGTAAAATTTTAATCACAGAAGATGGCCAGGAATTCAGCATATTCCGTGAAGTAAAAATAGATCACACAGATGACCCTAATGATTCTGCAGTCTTCAAAGTCAAATTCTTACTGGAGAATATGAAAGTACAGGATAATATTCGCTTTTCATGGATACCAGTACCCTTTTTTGTAGGACTTCCCGGATTTCAGGCTAAAGTCTGGACCATTAACTATAAAAATGGATTTTTTCAGGGCATATATCAATGGAAAAACTCAGATTATGCTAAAAAATATTCCAAGTCATTTGCCTATAATTTCATGACCCGCAGATCAACGCCAGGGTCAGTTTCTTTTGAAATCATTACCCATACAAATTTAGAAGATTATTTAAAGACATTATAAACATTTGAAAATTAAAATTTCATTTTAATTTTAACTGATTTTAACTGAACAAGTTCATTTAATGAAATTTTACTCCTTAAATAGAACCCGTTTGAGTTCTTTCAAGTTAAGTGTGATGAATGGCTCTGCATTGGGGTCTGCCAGTATTTCAAACTGCTCCAATTTAGTTTCCAAATAGATCTTATACAATAAACTCTGAAGCTCAGGGACAGGTGTTTCTATAATCTTCCTTATTTTTAAAAAGTCATCATCAGTCATTCGACTCTTAGCTTTCCTTAATTTTAAAATGCTTTCATCAGTCAGTTGAGTATTATAATCTTCCATTTGACTTTCAAAAGCCCCTACCGCATTTATATCCATAGACACGTACAAATTAACAACGAATGGGGGAAATCGCTCCAACATATCTAATAATCCTCTGATATCCTCTCCTTTAATTTCTATTTCTAATTCTTCATTCAACAACTTTGCCACATTGGACGCTCTTTCTTTGCTACCTCGACCATAAACCATAGAAGCAAGCACTGCACTCGCTAAAATTGCAGAAAATACGTAAAGCTGATTTTGACCTTCCCAAATTGAAGAAATAGGTATTTTAGCAAGATAAAAGATAATCCATGTAATTAAAATGCTTCCTAATATGAATGTTAAAACTGATAATATAATTGCAATCGCTTTATTTTTGATCAAATTTATTCACCAATTATTTTATCATTTGGCCATGCATTTATAGTTTTGAAACCTATTTTTTTTACACTTCATTTAGTATATTAAATGAAACTGTCAATGCTATACTTGAATTTCTTAAAAATCTATAAATTTAGAGATTTAAATGAATTCAAATTATTAATTCACCCATAACTAATAATGTTGAATAAGTTCAATTTTGTATTTTATTTTTATTTTAAACTAAAAGATCGAATCAAATATACCGAAAAATAATTATAAAACCTCCACTGTAATGTTATTTAATAAAAATAATAGTAGATAAAAATTTAAGGGAGGAGATAAAGTGAAAAAACTTCAAATAGGTCTAATAGTCTTGGTTATTTGTTTTGTTGTGGCGCTATCAGGATGTACTTCAAATAATACTACTTCCAGCAATAAATCGTTGAGTTCTAATGTATCCAGTTCAAATGCTTCAGCTTCTAGTGATGTTAACATTGTGGTAAGTTATTCTGGTAGTTGGGCGGTTGATGTAAGTGGTCCATTCGGATATCGTTCACTCGCAGGTACTGGGGATCAAACAACTGCTATAAATGGTGTAACCGGATCTGTAACTGCTGCTGCCCGTAAAACAGATGGAGGTAATGGGGTTCTAACCGTTTCAATAACTAAAGGTGGAAAAACACTTGCTTCACAAAGTACCTCTGCTCCATGGGGAGGGGCTACTGCCGTCGCCACAGGTATCTAATATCCATTATCTCTTTTTTTTATTTTTTTTATGTTTATAAATGGACAACTTCTGATTAAAAGTTTATAACTCCATTTCAAGCCTTCATTTTTATTTTAATAGAAAAATGCGTAAAAATTGCGCCTTGTAAGTTAAATGTCTTTATAGTTTGGCTTTCTATAGATAGTTCTCAACTCATTTCAATCTGATCCATCTTCTGAAGGATAAATACTAATACTAGAAGTATTAGTCCATAGATAACTAGCATTCCAGCTACAACCTGGCCTGGAAGAAGACCTCCAGCAAGGGCGGAAAAACCAAAAACAATTGCTACAATATTCATTAAGGTCTGAGTAATTATTAGTTTTTTTACAATAGGGGGAATATTTACTTTTTTTACTTCAGAATCATTGGTTTCATATGTTTGTGGCCGGAATCTTTTGATAAGTAATATAAATCCTCCGATGATACTTAAAAGTCCAATGAGTATTTTTATTATCCCGGTTAAAATTCCAGGAACTATACATGAAAAAATTCCCAATGTGGCAAATACTAGTCCAATTATTATCATTAATCTGGAACGTTTATATTGGCCAATAGGGGTTTCTCCTAAAGCCATTATTTGAATGGCATAGATAAACAAAAGCAGTCCCAACTGACCATCTGGAGAAAAGGGTATTAGACCATTTGCCACTGGAAATAGGAGTATTCCTAGAAGTATTAGGAGAACTGCTAGTACTAATAGTATTGCAGACCCTAGTGGGAGAGTGGCCTCGTTAAAAAGGCTTAAAAGCCCTTTTGATTTATTTAATGTAAGATTTCCTGGTTCTTCTGTAGGATATGCCTTTGAAACATTGTGAATACACCATGAAAGATAGAAAAAACTGATTCCATAAATAATAAGAATCACTGCAGTTATTGAATCTGTTGTAATACTTGGAATAAGTGTTATCAGGCCTGAAATTATTGTTATTACATATACAATTCCACATGCAATGGTTAATTGCTGTAAGATACCTGGAATTTTAATCCAGGTTTTTGCCCTTTTTTTGGAGATAAATAACTGCAAAAGAAGGGTAATCCCCCCAGTAAAAAGGATTATTCCAACCAGTGTCTTGACAACTCCTGAAAGGTACCCTGGAATGAAACAAGCGACCATTCCAAGAATTGCTGTGCATATCCCAATTATAATAAGTGCCCATGAACGACGGAGATCTCCAAAGGGAGTTTTACCCATTGTTATAATTTGAAATGAAACAATTACTAGGAAAAGTCCGTATGTGCTGTCGGGAGTATAAGGCAAAGCTCCTGTATGAATTTCAAAAAGAAGAAAGCCAAATAGAAGCATAAATACTCCGAAAACCATTAAAATAACAACTTCCATAGAAAGATCAGATTCTTCAGTTATTTTAAAAAATGTTTTTTGTTTTTGCATATTATCTAATGCCAATTGATAATCCTCCTTATTATGCCTATGGATATAACAATTTAATCCTATAGATATCTATATTCAATGCTTTACCAGACTTCCTGACCTTGGTTAAAATGAGCAGTAAATATTTTGCTGGGATCATTGGTTTCTTCTACATTAGGAATTTTAATATTATCCATATTTCCAAGGCCTATTGGTACATAAAGGATAAAATCCAAAAGATCCGCTCCTTTAGAGATTGCATTAAAGTATGCATTTAAGGCTTCTGGATCAGATTCTCGCTGATCAACACTTCCAGTGTATAAACCGTTATTTCCAGTTTTATCTGCGTAACTGAATGCTAGGCCATAAAGAGAGCCAATATTGATCTTATCTAAAGATAAGGCACCGTATATGGAACTGAATATCATGGCATGTTTTGCAAGCTCCCAACTAGGCCATAAACCATTTCCCCAGCTCATACCTTGTATAAATGGGTCTTCACTTTGAATCTTCGATTTTGACATTTCATATGCCATATTAGCAATTCCCATTAACACATATTCCTGGGCAAAATTATGTCCATGAGGATTCCAGTTTTCGTTGCCATTTTTAAGGTAAAAATTTGCATTTTGATAAAAAGGCCCTTTAAGAGCTCCAAAATCTTCCGTAATCATAATATCCAGTGCATATGACATTATACTGAATCCGGGAGTCCAAATGCCTTTTCGCCCATTCTCATCATAATCAATAATTCCATCATGATTCTCATCAAAACTATCAATGAATTCTTTGAAAATTGAAGTCCCTGTTAATGTATCGTGTGCTTCTGCATAGCTCAAAATAGTTTTTTGCATGTCCCATAGCATGCAACTAGGATTATAGTACATGGTTTTAGTCATTAGTTCAACGAATTTTTCATTATCAATTCTACCGAGATGACCAGCAATAGAAGTTAATGGAGTACTGGTTACACTATCCCAACCTGTAACATAGTACTTTTGCTGTCCTATTCCTCTTTTTTCAGCATATTCATATAGATTATACCTGAAAAGCGGTGAATCAAGCCCTTCTTCAGTTATTATATTTTTTCCATCTATTCTGGCCACAGGGACGTGATGTACGAACTCGGTATTCCAGTTATTTTCTTCTTTGAGTCTCATTCCTTCAGACATGGGGACAGTTTTGAAGCAGTAACGTGCACATAAAAGATCCAGTGCAACACAGTCTAAAGATGACCAGATATATCCTTCAGGAATTCTAACAGCTATCCCCTCAGGATTATGGCTTAGATTGATCATGTTGACAGAATCAGAAATATGCATCATAAAAACTCCCTGATTTTGCACTGCTTTGATAACATCTGCTTGAGTTCCTTTCATTCCTGCAGTTTTTGTAACTATGTATGCCCCATTTTCATCCATGATAGGTAAGTTAGTATCTTCGTCTATTTCAGCGATCCATGGCATATGTGGTAGTTTGCCTTTGAAAGTCGGATTTTCTGTGGCAGGCATAGCGTATTCCCATGAATAATTACTTTCACTTGATGAAGCACATTGAGTAGGATAAAGACCAATACCAAGGTTTTTGATGGCATTTGTTATTAGATCCTGAGCATGGATTTTCATTTTAGGAACATTAATCAAGACACAGCCAGGGTAATCTTTGATATCATCAGCATTTTGAGGATCGCCTCCAATAATGACTTTATGCAAAGTGATATCCTTGAAATTTTCTCCTCCTGGAACAGAAACAGTTCTACCTCTGAATGGATCTTCATCTATCTTGTTTAGATCGTAGACCATCAGCCGGTCATGAGCTTTACCAGGTGCGAAATATCTACCTTTTATGCTATCTTCATAGCCATTCATAGGGTCATCGACATGAGATGAAGGGTGATGCTCTTTAAGGTATTTACGGACAAAATAAAAACCCCAACCCCCATAAAAGTCTCCACACCTCCCTTCAAAAACAGCTTCTGTGGTGACAGTTTTTTCTGAATTAAGACTGTAACTTGCCCCAACAAGAAGTGCAGAAGTGGAAGCTTCACCTAAGGCCATCTGATAGTAATCAATGTTTAATTTATCGTGGAACCATCTCATCAAAGCAGCGATCATCGACCAATCAGTACAGATAGGGGCACCCAGATCTTCACCATGGGTATCGGGGTCAATGACTTGTGGTCCGACCAGGTTAGGTTTGAAAAGTAATTTTTTTCCTGATTGTATTTCCGATTGCAGCTTACTGATAAAATCTGTCTCTTTGTCAAGAGAAACCAGGGAATAATCAATATGGTCATATATATAGTCGATTTTTTTAACAATTGTTGCCCAGGCAGCTTCATCATCTAAATTAATAACCTTTTGAAGTAATTCAGGAATTTCTGCATATGCTTTTGAAGCATCCATTTTTGCACCGCAAACAGGTGATCCCTGTGAATCGGTTTTTTTATTGTCTATATCTGAGTTTAAAGGGATATTTTTTCTACAAAAGTCATTAGGATTCATTTAACCATCTCTATAACAACATATGTTTTTCTTCATATTCTTCTGGGCTGAGGTTCATTTCTTTTAAGATTTTTTCATAATCTGCCCTGCGTTCACGTGCCAAGCTTAATAGGGATTCATCTCCTTTTCCAAGGACATAATCTCTCCATAATTCAGTATTAGGTTCCTCAGGTATGATAATAATGCCCTTAAGTTCTGAAACTTTGTCTAGACTGTCTATCGCTGCTTTATCTGCAGGATATGCATCTTTAGGGATTTTTAATTCTCCTCGAGGTTTGCCATCAATTCCTTTGTTTAAGATAGGTGTTGCAACAAAGGCAGGGCAGATAGTTGAAAAATGAAGGCCTTTATCTGCATATTCATATCTCAAGCATTCTGTAAGCCCAGTGACACCATATTTTGTAAGGGAATAAAGTGCCTGAAATGGAGGCGGGACAATCCCTGCAATGGAGCTGGTGTTAACAATGTGACCAAATCCCTGTTTCAGCATGATGGGTACTGCAGTATGAACACCATAAATGACACTCCAAAGATTGGTATCAATAATAGTTTTCCAATCCTCGAGGGTAGCAGTCGTAAAAGGTAGAGTACCTCCAACTCCAGCATTGTTGAATAACATATCCAACCTGCCAGTTTCTGCTACTGTATCTTCAATGGCCTTTTGTACCTGTTTTTGAACTGTAACATCCACAATTAGAGTATGTAATTTATCTCCATATTCAGAGAGTTGTTCTGCAGCGTCGGCAACCTTTTTAGGGTTTCTTCCAGCCATGTAAACAACTGCTCCTCTTTTTAAAAGTTCTTCACATAATGCATATCCAATACCTGAATTTCCGCCTGTAACAATACATATTTTATCTTTATAATAATCTGAACTGCTCATAATAATCACTTCCACTTTTTTATTCAATAAGTCTTGATCCTCGGGAGTGAAGGGTTGCATTTCCTTCAGTTAGTATAGCTTGAGTTATTTTTTTTATAGGTAGAGCAGCAAGACTGTTAATCATCCACCACTGTGAAGGGTTCTGCATAGGAGTCAATTCAGTCCATTTAAGACTTCCTTTTCCTATTTGCGCACGTTCGACATCTACACCTTGAGGATACAGAATAAACTGACTTAAATCAGCTCCAGGACCTCCTACTTTAGGAATATATCTCCATCCAATGTTGTTTATCGTTGCAAATTGGGGTTTTAGTTCTTCTAATTCTTTTCCAGTTACTTCTTCTGTGGCTTCAAAATCCATGTTCAAGAAGGTGTTTCCCTCATAACTGGCAGTTGTGGCATAATGAGGTTTTAAAATATGCAAGTCTTCAATATCAGCGAAAACTTTGGGCTGTCCTGTCTGTTCACGACCCCCAAGGATGGGTGCTGTCTTATTTTCCCATACAATCAATGTGTAAATTCCTTCCAGTTCATCTTTTTTCCCGTGGAACTTGACAGGCACTGCTACATTAACCACATTGTATTGTCCGCCATGCATCCAATTTATCTCACTAAATTTGCCGAAGCCAACATCAACTACAGGAGCCAGTAATTCAAACCCTTCAGGAATGAAATTTTCAAGAATTTTTGCATCAGTCTCATAACTGATGTTAAGACCTATTGATTTTTGATTAATTGTTTCATTTGGGTCGAACTTTCCTCCGCCGAAATGTATTGGCATCAAATATGCAGAATCTTTTTCTGGTTTAAACATTTTATCTTCCCCTCTCTTAGCCTAAGTGATTAACTATTAACATCCATAATACTTAAACTTTGCACCAATAAATGGAGATAAGTGTTCTTTTATTTATAAATCATTAAAATTAAATTATATTTAAAATAAAAGAATTAAAAAAAGAAACATTGAAAAATAAGGATGTTATAGCGCTCTTCAGGCAGGAATACCCTAAATAGTGATTTATTAAATTACATTTTTCAAATTACCACGATTGGTGAATGATCTGAAATTTTAGATTCCCGAATTTGAGAATCTGAGTAAATAGATACATCCTCTAAAGTTGGAATAAGCTTCGGGGAAACGAATGCATAGTCCAATCTGAACCCCGTTCCTGAATGGTGAAACCAAGTATATCCATCAGAATCCTCTGTAGGGTTGTATTTCCACAGGTCAATGTACTCCAATTCCTCTAGTTTAATTAAATCATTAGCATTGTATTCTGTTTTATTTGAAGAATCATATTTGGTGCAGCTGTTGAAATCACCAGTTATGAGTACGTTCTTATCAAGGTTCTTCTCTGCGTAATCTAAAATTTTCTTCCAGAATAAATTCTTTTCAGTACCCGCCTGGTCTGGAACATAAACTCCCAGCACATATAAATCCATTTTTGGAATATAAACTTCAACCCACCTATCCATAACATTCTTTGTTACAAAATCATCCTTACAGGCAATAAATGATCCCATACCTCCTTTTTCATTGGAAGGTTGGGTCTTATAACCTTTATTAACTAATTTATGGATTATTTCCTGACCATTATCGTTTTTAATAAATTCTGTCAGGACAATCATGTCAAAATCATTTTTCAACAGATATTCCACTATTTTTGGGGTTCTTTTTTCCCCACCAAAACGAATGTTAAAATTAAGAATTCTCATTTTCCTGTCTCCTTACCGTGAAATATAAGCTAATAAAAAATAATTTCGTTTTATAATGATTCATAAACAATAAATTCAGAAAATAATTTTTTTATTATTGTTTAACAGCAAATAATATACATATGTTTTGCTTTACATAAAAAGAGGATGTATTATTTTGGCAGAAAAGATTTTTCTACTTCAGGAGGAAAACGAGCTGGTGGAGACGGAAGAGAAGGAGTATATGTCTGAAAATATATTGCAGGACTGGAAAATATGCAAATAAATGCAACAAGACTAAAATTATGAAATCTTAAATTAACATTGAAGAAGTAAAAACAAAATAAAAAAATATAATTATTTTTTAATCTAAATTAATAAATGAGGTGAGATAATGACAGACAGAAAATGGAGAATAATAGATGAAAATAAAAAAAAATTCTATGACGCAGTAGCTGAATGTGAAGCACAAGGTTATACATTAATACCTGAAAGCTTTTCTTCATATCCCATAGCAAGTCAATATGCACATTATACATGTTTAATGAAAAAAGAATAACCAGGGAGTTAGTCTTTTGTTAAATCTATTGATAAAATTGACATATTACATCTTAAAAAAATTGGGGATCGCTTGGATACACTCACAGTTTAGATGGTTGAAATGGTTAAGCCTGACTAGAAAAGTAGTATGGCCTCTATTGATGATTTTAATGAGATGGTGAAAATAAAAAAAGAAAAATCAAAGTAAATAAATCTTAAACTGGCCAATCTATGATTTAATTTCACTTATCATTTTTTCAACAGCTATTATTTCATTTTTAAGTTCTCTTACATATCCTTCCAATTGTTTTATCTTCTCTTCTTTAGTAAAAAATCTTCTTCGATGTCCAGGGGAGTGTTCATTGCCTATTGATGTCATACAGCAGCTATTTCCGCACATGTTTTTTTTCACCTCCTTCAATTTCTAAACTAACTATAAAAAATAAAGTATTTATAATACAAAGTTTATAGTAATATAGTAAATATCTCGGGAGAAAGTGATAACATGGATAAATGCATAGAATTATGTCTCTGCCCTTTAGAAGGAGTAATTGACATTGTTAGTAAAAAATGGACCCTTCTAATAATAAATTCCCTTGGAAATCACGGAAAACTCAGGTTCAATGAATTAATGAAAGAACTTGAAGGCGTTAGCCCTAAAACATTATCAGATACCTTAAAGGTTCTTGAAGCTGAAGGATTGATTAAAAGGAAAAATTTTAAGGAAATACCTCCCCGAGTTGAATATTCACTAATAGAAGATGGAATTGAACTTAGAAAAGCTATATTGCCCCTTATTGAATGGGCTTCAAAAAGAGAAAACTTTAAAAAAGGTGAATGTTCAAGTTCATATCGTCCAGCCCATCACATAAACGATTCAACACTTTAAATTGTAAAAAGGAATAAATAAGGATTTTTATTTCCTTTTTTTATTTCCCTGCAAAAGTATATATACTATTAGTTCGCATAATAACGTACAGTTCGGATTTAAGCGAACCAATAATACAAATAAAAATTATTATTGATAATTTGATTAAATCAAATGGAGGCCTAAACCTATGAAACCAGAAGAAATGGCTAAAAAATGCCCTAAATGCGGCTGTCAGGATAAAAATAGATCCCAAATTAGAAAAGACGAAGGAGACGACACTATTTTTCTCATACCTCATGTACCTAAAAATGGTGTTGAAGTTATCCGCTGCAGCGAATGTGGACATATATTCGAATACTGTGAGGAATGTAAACCAGTATTAGAAGTAAAAAAGAAAGTTATTTAAATTCATCAGTGCAAATAACTGCTAAAATTAATTTTAAACTCTTAATTCATCTTTCTTTTTTTAATTTATATATAAAAAATAGAAATAAAAATAAAATATGAGATTTTGATCCAAAAAAAGCAGTTTTTTTAAATCATGCTTTATAATGGAAAAATCTCTTTTTAAATTATTTTTTATGACCAATACCTATCAGAGGTTCCTTTAGTCCATAATACAGTTTGCTGAGGTCTGTAAACCTTCCAATAATATTTCACTGCACTATATGTAGTGGTTTTGTATGTGTATATCCATCCACCTTCAATTGATTGTTCCTTAATCCGGAGCTTGTGTCTACTGACCTTTTTTAATTGAGTCCAAGAGCTGGAAACAAGTGCACCATTACTTTCATATCCTTTTATATTTATCCATACAACATTGTTGCTGTATTTGTAGGTTGTAAACACATATTTTCCACTATTAAAATCTTGACTACCACTAGGACAGTTCAAAACTCTTTTATCAATTACTTTTACTGCTGCAACAGGTTCTGCGATTTGAAGTCCCAAAACAACCACGGATAATATTGCAAATACAAACAGTAAGTTCTTATTCACGTTCTCATCCCCCTTTTAAAGTATATTAATAAACAATTTCAATGTTGGTTAGTACTTATTAATATATTTTTGTTGAAAGTTTTAAAAAATCAGCCGTTATGCTAACCCTCTTTTCTAATTGAACCAATTAACCAGAGATCTAATAAATTTTCGAAAAAAAATGCGTAACTTCATTTGAAAATGCATTACCAATACCCCCTAAGTTGTTTTGATCTACTTTTTCTTTAATTTATCACGCATAGCCAATGCTGGACTTATAAATTCAATCATTACATCTTTCGGATTTTTTTCCATTTTTAATTGAAATCATACAGTTATAACCACTATAAAATAAATATCTCGGTGCAAATAACTACTAAAATTACTTTTAAACTCATAATCCATTTATTTTATTTTAATCTACAAAAAAAATCTTCTAAGCTCCTGCGCTATGGGTTCCGGCTTGCCGTAATCTTGTGCCGAGTCATGGTTAAGACCCTTAAGTTCAACGAGATTTACATTCGGCAATACTTCATTCAATGCAATGAGACTATCTTTTATCAGGGATATAGTCTTACTGCCGATTAGCAATAATACTTCTGCAGATACATCTTTGTAGTCCTCAAGCGTTCCTTCAGTCTTCCTGACGATGTGTAATTCATTTTGCAGTGTGGGAACAAGATCCTGATACGCTACGTCATCTCCTTTGACATTTCTGGCATCTCTCCACAATACAAGTTTGACAAATGGTACCGCTATAAAATCTGGTATGATTCTAAACATTTTA from Methanobacterium sp. encodes the following:
- a CDS encoding DUF308 domain-containing protein; this encodes MQKQKTFFKITEESDLSMEVVILMVFGVFMLLFGFLLFEIHTGALPYTPDSTYGLFLVIVSFQIITMGKTPFGDLRRSWALIIIGICTAILGMVACFIPGYLSGVVKTLVGIILFTGGITLLLQLFISKKRAKTWIKIPGILQQLTIACGIVYVITIISGLITLIPSITTDSITAVILIIYGISFFYLSWCIHNVSKAYPTEEPGNLTLNKSKGLLSLFNEATLPLGSAILLVLAVLLILLGILLFPVANGLIPFSPDGQLGLLLFIYAIQIMALGETPIGQYKRSRLMIIIGLVFATLGIFSCIVPGILTGIIKILIGLLSIIGGFILLIKRFRPQTYETNDSEVKKVNIPPIVKKLIITQTLMNIVAIVFGFSALAGGLLPGQVVAGMLVIYGLILLVLVFILQKMDQIEMS
- a CDS encoding DUF362 domain-containing protein, translated to MALGEASTSALLVGASYSLNSEKTVTTEAVFEGRCGDFYGGWGFYFVRKYLKEHHPSSHVDDPMNGYEDSIKGRYFAPGKAHDRLMVYDLNKIDEDPFRGRTVSVPGGENFKDITLHKVIIGGDPQNADDIKDYPGCVLINVPKMKIHAQDLITNAIKNLGIGLYPTQCASSSESNYSWEYAMPATENPTFKGKLPHMPWIAEIDEDTNLPIMDENGAYIVTKTAGMKGTQADVIKAVQNQGVFMMHISDSVNMINLSHNPEGIAVRIPEGYIWSSLDCVALDLLCARYCFKTVPMSEGMRLKEENNWNTEFVHHVPVARIDGKNIITEEGLDSPLFRYNLYEYAEKRGIGQQKYYVTGWDSVTSTPLTSIAGHLGRIDNEKFVELMTKTMYYNPSCMLWDMQKTILSYAEAHDTLTGTSIFKEFIDSFDENHDGIIDYDENGRKGIWTPGFSIMSYALDIMITEDFGALKGPFYQNANFYLKNGNENWNPHGHNFAQEYVLMGIANMAYEMSKSKIQSEDPFIQGMSWGNGLWPSWELAKHAMIFSSIYGALSLDKINIGSLYGLAFSYADKTGNNGLYTGSVDQRESDPEALNAYFNAISKGADLLDFILYVPIGLGNMDNIKIPNVEETNDPSKIFTAHFNQGQEVW
- a CDS encoding SDR family oxidoreductase encodes the protein MSSSDYYKDKICIVTGGNSGIGYALCEELLKRGAVVYMAGRNPKKVADAAEQLSEYGDKLHTLIVDVTVQKQVQKAIEDTVAETGRLDMLFNNAGVGGTLPFTTATLEDWKTIIDTNLWSVIYGVHTAVPIMLKQGFGHIVNTSSIAGIVPPPFQALYSLTKYGVTGLTECLRYEYADKGLHFSTICPAFVATPILNKGIDGKPRGELKIPKDAYPADKAAIDSLDKVSELKGIIIIPEEPNTELWRDYVLGKGDESLLSLARERRADYEKILKEMNLSPEEYEEKHMLL
- a CDS encoding acetoacetate decarboxylase family protein gives rise to the protein MFKPEKDSAYLMPIHFGGGKFDPNETINQKSIGLNISYETDAKILENFIPEGFELLAPVVDVGFGKFSEINWMHGGQYNVVNVAVPVKFHGKKDELEGIYTLIVWENKTAPILGGREQTGQPKVFADIEDLHILKPHYATTASYEGNTFLNMDFEATEEVTGKELEELKPQFATINNIGWRYIPKVGGPGADLSQFILYPQGVDVERAQIGKGSLKWTELTPMQNPSQWWMINSLAALPIKKITQAILTEGNATLHSRGSRLIE
- a CDS encoding helix-turn-helix transcriptional regulator, which produces MDKCIELCLCPLEGVIDIVSKKWTLLIINSLGNHGKLRFNELMKELEGVSPKTLSDTLKVLEAEGLIKRKNFKEIPPRVEYSLIEDGIELRKAILPLIEWASKRENFKKGECSSSYRPAHHINDSTL
- a CDS encoding TIGR04165 family Cys-rich peptide, with protein sequence MKPEEMAKKCPKCGCQDKNRSQIRKDEGDDTIFLIPHVPKNGVEVIRCSECGHIFEYCEECKPVLEVKKKVI